From one Campylobacter suis genomic stretch:
- a CDS encoding Na+/H+ antiporter NhaC family protein, with protein MLTNPVVISILVMTVLCLLRFNILLAILISALTAGLVSGASMIDTTNTLITGMKGNLETALSYILLGALASAIARTNLTAILIRAISNVMSKKATYLVLSIAAIACLSQNLIPVHIAFIPVLIPPLLPLFNKLKLDRRAVACALTFGLKAPYVSLGVGFGLIFHTILMRELGNNGVTVSVSDVASVMWIGGASMLAGLMLAIIFYSKKREYIGSDSEIVSDSLNASMSAKEWAVLAGAVVAFGVQIYTSSMPLGALCGLVTMIVFKGIEYNKVDEIMSSGLAMMAFIAFIMLVAAGFGAVLRESGGIDELVSFASALSGGKLGGILLMLLIGLLITMGIGSSFGTIPVIASIYVPFSLALGLSTPAIILLIGVAAALGDAGSPASDSTLGPTSGLNADGNHSHIYDTCVPTFVFFNIPLMIGATIGAMIL; from the coding sequence ATGCTAACAAACCCCGTTGTAATCAGCATCCTAGTTATGACCGTGCTTTGTTTGCTTCGTTTTAACATCCTCCTTGCCATCCTCATCTCAGCGCTCACCGCTGGGCTAGTGAGTGGCGCGAGTATGATAGACACGACAAACACCCTCATAACCGGCATGAAAGGCAACCTCGAAACCGCCCTTAGCTACATCTTGCTAGGTGCGCTAGCCTCGGCGATCGCAAGGACAAATTTGACCGCTATTTTGATCCGAGCTATAAGCAATGTCATGAGCAAAAAGGCAACCTATCTAGTGCTAAGTATCGCTGCCATCGCGTGCTTGTCACAGAATTTAATCCCCGTTCACATCGCCTTCATCCCCGTTCTCATCCCGCCACTTTTGCCACTGTTTAACAAGCTAAAACTCGACCGCCGAGCAGTCGCGTGCGCGCTGACATTTGGACTTAAAGCGCCTTATGTCTCGCTTGGCGTGGGCTTTGGTCTTATCTTTCATACGATTTTGATGCGCGAGCTTGGAAACAACGGTGTCACGGTGAGCGTAAGCGATGTGGCAAGCGTGATGTGGATAGGTGGTGCGTCTATGCTTGCTGGTCTTATGCTAGCTATCATCTTTTACAGCAAAAAGCGTGAGTATATTGGCAGTGATAGTGAGATAGTGAGTGATAGTCTAAATGCTAGCATGAGTGCGAAAGAGTGGGCTGTGCTAGCTGGTGCAGTGGTGGCATTTGGTGTTCAAATTTACACCTCATCTATGCCACTTGGTGCACTTTGCGGACTTGTTACAATGATAGTCTTTAAAGGCATTGAGTATAACAAAGTAGATGAGATCATGAGCTCAGGGCTTGCGATGATGGCATTTATCGCGTTTATCATGCTTGTGGCGGCTGGCTTTGGCGCGGTGCTAAGAGAGAGTGGTGGCATAGACGAACTAGTGAGCTTTGCAAGTGCGCTAAGCGGTGGCAAACTTGGCGGAATTTTACTAATGTTACTCATCGGACTACTCATCACGATGGGTATCGGCTCTAGTTTTGGCACGATACCAGTCATCGCCTCTATCTATGTGCCATTTAGCCTAGCTCTTGGGCTTAGCACGCCTGCTATCATACTACTTATAGGCGTAGCGGCAGCACTTGGGGACGCTGGAAGTCCAGCAAGTGATAGCACCCTTGGCCCAACATCTGGACTAAATGCCGATGGCAACCACAGCCACATTTACGACACTTGCGTGCCGACATTTGTATTTTTTAACATTCCACTGATGATTGGTGCTACTATAGGAGCTATGATACTGTAA
- the moaC gene encoding cyclic pyranopterin monophosphate synthase MoaC gives MLTHIDEKNCPKMVDVSPKDDTLRVATASGIITMSKEAFEAVKNSTSKKGPVLQTAVVAAIMGAKKTSKLIPMCHPLNILGVDCDIQEQPENFAFKLFVSVKIKGKTGVEMEALTGVSVGLLTIYDMIKAIDKSMEISNIVLETKSGGKSGEYMRSK, from the coding sequence ATGCTAACACACATAGATGAAAAAAATTGTCCAAAAATGGTTGATGTAAGCCCAAAAGATGACACTTTACGAGTAGCAACCGCAAGTGGTATTATCACAATGAGCAAAGAGGCATTTGAGGCGGTAAAAAATAGCACTAGTAAAAAAGGCCCAGTCCTACAAACTGCCGTAGTAGCTGCCATTATGGGGGCAAAAAAGACGAGCAAGCTAATACCGATGTGCCATCCTTTAAATATATTAGGTGTTGACTGCGACATCCAAGAGCAGCCAGAAAATTTTGCTTTTAAGCTTTTTGTAAGTGTGAAAATAAAAGGCAAAACTGGCGTTGAAATGGAAGCGCTTACTGGCGTTAGTGTGGGGCTTTTGACGATTTATGACATGATAAAAGCGATAGATAAAAGCATGGAAATTTCAAACATTGTCTTAGAGACAAAAAGTGGAGGCAAAAGTGGCGAGTATATGCGATCTAAATAA
- a CDS encoding DUF493 family protein, whose protein sequence is MASICDLNNQKAHIDYPVMWEYKVIVEAHVDINALVSGLIDDSRQHKIEFSNFSKDKKYASHSVVVHVFNERERLELFSALKKSAKFVL, encoded by the coding sequence GTGGCGAGTATATGCGATCTAAATAACCAAAAAGCACACATAGACTACCCAGTAATGTGGGAATACAAAGTCATAGTCGAAGCACATGTAGATATAAATGCGTTGGTTAGTGGATTAATAGATGACAGCAGGCAACACAAAATCGAGTTTTCAAATTTTAGTAAAGACAAAAAATATGCAAGCCATAGCGTTGTCGTACATGTATTTAATGAGCGTGAAAGATTGGAGCTGTTTTCAGCATTAAAAAAGAGTGCAAAATTTGTATTGTGA